The genomic region CCCTTTATAATCTTGCAGGTTTACCTTTTTCCCCGAAATATCCTCAAGTTCCCAAAAATAATCATTCATATTTAAACCCGACTCATTGCCGGCATCTTTAACAGAGGGTTCAACAACCATTGATTTTATCCTGTTAACAAAACCTCCGATTGCAAGCCTGCTGCCGGGAATAAAAAGAGCAATTATTAGTGCAATAAAAATTAAATCGGATATTTTTCCGAAGGTTGATTTCTTTTTCAAATATATTTTAAACTTTTCCTTTAAACTCTTCATCGATTAAAAATTTTGACAAAAATATAAAAATATGCTTTCTATCTGCATTTAAAACATTAAACAGAATAATAAAAACATTATTGCTGTTGATTACAAATAAATTACTTAACTTTGGTGTGAAAAATTTAAGCCTTTTTTTCAGAATCATATAATGAAAAAAAACCAACCTTTAAATATTATTAATAATCCGAAAGATTCAGAAATAAAATTTGAAATTACCGGTTTAAAGAAACTTGCTGAAATACAAAGTGAGTTTTCTTTCAACCTTCAAAACCCCCACAGAATAAACCACCACAGTATCATAGTAATAACAACCGGCATAGGTTCTCATTATATTGATTTTGTTAAACATGACTTTACACGAGGCTCATTGCTTTTTATAGCTGCCGAGCAAGTTCAAACATTTGACTTTAAGCCCGGGAATGACGGATTTGTAATTTCTTTCACGGAAAGTTTTTTAACAAGTGTAATAAAAAGAACTGAATCTTTATCGCAAACGTGGTTATATAATTACCATTTACAACGCCCAAAAATACAGGTTAAAGCTGCTGAGCAAGATCATTTTTTTGATATTTCCGAGAAAATGTATCAAGAATACCAAATAAAAGACGGGTTTGCAAAAAATGAAATAATACAATCATTACTAAACTTACTTTTGCTTAAATCTGAAAGAATAAAAAGAGCAGAATTTTCTGATCCTTTTAAAATAGATTACAGTGATATTTTTTTTAATTACAAAAATTTATGCGAAAACAAATATCCGGAAACTCGAAATGTTAAATATTATGCCGAACAATTAAATATTTCTTACAAACACTTAAATAATATTTGTAAACAATGCATTAAAAAAACAGCAAAACAGTTTATTGACGATTACATTATCTTAGAATCAAAACGATACTTATTAAGTACAAACAAAACGGTAAAAGAAATATCCGAGAAAACCGGTTTTGACGAGGCAACTAATTTTGTGAAATATTTTAAAAAGCATACGAGGTTTTCCCCGGAAAAATTCAGAAAAAAATATTCTTAACTGTTTAGTTTTTTTAGCGGATAAATAAGATAACTTATTCGGCAGAATATAATTGTCAATTTTGTACAATATGCTCCGATTCTGCTTGTATAATTTCGTTTGTTGAACCGTTACTTATAAAAGCAACCAATTCACAATGATTAATATTCCATTCGGCATTTGTATTAAATATAAATGTTTTTTCAATAATATCTCCGAATTTTGCAGAAGTAACAAAATTTTCGCCGAAAGCACCGGTTATTCCTTTTCTTAAT from Bacteroidales bacterium harbors:
- a CDS encoding helix-turn-helix transcriptional regulator yields the protein MKKNQPLNIINNPKDSEIKFEITGLKKLAEIQSEFSFNLQNPHRINHHSIIVITTGIGSHYIDFVKHDFTRGSLLFIAAEQVQTFDFKPGNDGFVISFTESFLTSVIKRTESLSQTWLYNYHLQRPKIQVKAAEQDHFFDISEKMYQEYQIKDGFAKNEIIQSLLNLLLLKSERIKRAEFSDPFKIDYSDIFFNYKNLCENKYPETRNVKYYAEQLNISYKHLNNICKQCIKKTAKQFIDDYIILESKRYLLSTNKTVKEISEKTGFDEATNFVKYFKKHTRFSPEKFRKKYS